In Candidatus Hydrogenedentota bacterium, the following are encoded in one genomic region:
- a CDS encoding thiamine pyrophosphate-binding protein, with translation MSTEKQLLSGNEAVALAALHAGVALGTGYPGTPSTEILERFSQIGGKAQWAPNEKVAMEVGIGAAYAGARVLVTMKHVGVNVAADPLFTMAYTGVKGGMVFISADDPGMVSSQNEQDNRRYAKASGVMMLEPADPQEAYDFMRLGLELSETWSLPVMLRMTTRVCHSKSVVTPAPPSVSEITRRFDKDPQAYVMVPAFARPAHRRLREKLEKITEWNESASVNRVIDGDSSLGIVTSGVCFLHVREAAPEAKVLKLAMTHPLPVEKIREFAKTVDRCLVIEENDPYLVESLRTAGIPCEGKPEMYRFGELNVGRVRRIIAGDTSREPAPARGKPPQLCQGCPHRMAFAVLKKFNCVAAGDIGCYTLSVLPPFETMDTCVCMGASITAGLGMRHVLPDDEARRIVSVIGDSTFMHSGLTGLAEMVYNPPKTGHVVIILDNATTAMTGMQEHPGTGRSLDHGRAGKIVIEDVARAMGVTNVTVASGPPDFEAALTAALGRDELSLIIMRRVCRLAENKIKAYEAALESCNG, from the coding sequence ATGTCCACCGAAAAGCAGTTACTCAGCGGCAACGAGGCGGTGGCCCTGGCGGCCCTGCACGCGGGTGTGGCGCTGGGCACCGGATATCCGGGCACGCCCTCCACGGAGATTTTGGAGCGGTTTTCCCAGATAGGCGGGAAGGCCCAGTGGGCCCCGAACGAGAAGGTGGCGATGGAGGTGGGCATCGGCGCGGCCTACGCCGGGGCGCGCGTGCTGGTCACCATGAAGCATGTGGGGGTGAATGTTGCGGCGGACCCCCTGTTCACCATGGCCTACACCGGCGTGAAGGGCGGCATGGTCTTCATTTCCGCGGACGACCCGGGCATGGTTTCCAGCCAGAACGAGCAGGACAACCGCCGCTACGCCAAGGCGTCCGGGGTGATGATGCTCGAGCCCGCCGATCCCCAGGAGGCCTATGATTTTATGCGTCTCGGACTGGAGCTGTCCGAGACCTGGAGCCTGCCGGTCATGCTGCGCATGACCACGCGGGTCTGCCACTCGAAGAGCGTTGTGACCCCCGCGCCGCCCTCCGTCTCGGAGATTACGCGGCGCTTTGACAAGGACCCGCAGGCCTATGTGATGGTGCCCGCCTTCGCGCGGCCCGCCCACCGGCGCCTGCGCGAGAAACTGGAAAAAATTACGGAGTGGAACGAGTCTGCGTCCGTCAACCGGGTCATTGACGGGGATTCCTCCCTGGGCATTGTCACTTCCGGGGTGTGCTTCCTGCATGTGCGCGAGGCGGCGCCGGAGGCCAAGGTCCTGAAACTGGCCATGACCCACCCGCTGCCGGTTGAGAAAATCCGGGAATTCGCCAAGACGGTTGACCGCTGCCTGGTCATCGAGGAGAACGACCCCTATCTGGTCGAGTCCCTGCGGACGGCCGGCATCCCCTGCGAGGGGAAGCCGGAGATGTACCGCTTCGGCGAGTTGAACGTGGGCCGTGTGCGGCGGATCATCGCCGGGGACACCAGCCGCGAGCCCGCGCCCGCGCGGGGCAAGCCGCCGCAACTCTGCCAGGGCTGCCCCCACCGCATGGCCTTCGCCGTGCTGAAAAAGTTCAACTGCGTCGCGGCGGGCGACATCGGCTGCTACACCCTGAGCGTGCTGCCCCCCTTTGAGACCATGGACACCTGCGTGTGCATGGGCGCGAGCATCACCGCCGGGCTGGGCATGCGCCATGTCCTCCCCGACGACGAGGCGCGCCGGATTGTCAGCGTCATCGGCGACAGCACCTTCATGCACAGCGGCCTCACGGGCCTGGCGGAGATGGTCTACAATCCGCCGAAAACCGGCCATGTGGTGATTATCCTCGACAACGCCACCACGGCCATGACGGGGATGCAGGAGCATCCCGGCACGGGGCGCTCCCTGGACCACGGGCGCGCGGGAAAGATTGTCATTGAGGACGTGGCCCGCGCCATGGGCGTGACCAATGTGACCGTGGCGTCCGGGCCGCCGGACTTCGAGGCCGCCCTCACCGCCGCCCTCGGCAGGGACGAGCTTTCCCTCATCATCATGCGGCGCGTGTGCCGCCTGGCTGAAAACAAAATCAAGGCCTACGAGGCCGCATTGGAATCGTGCAATGGCTGA
- a CDS encoding indolepyruvate oxidoreductase subunit beta, giving the protein MADNNGKVTNIVLAGLGGQGVIRAADILAEAAFLAGVDVKQSELHGMSQRGGSVTSDVRFGPEVLSPMVPPGEADYLLVLHPTQTENNLHQLREGGVLVNTTAVIGDGQDLTVLDADDSPLTSRNFNVGLLGLLSTHLPLPDTAWIEAIHRHLPAKLHKENEAAFAFGKGLAAK; this is encoded by the coding sequence ATGGCTGACAACAACGGCAAAGTGACCAACATCGTGCTTGCGGGCCTGGGCGGGCAGGGCGTCATCCGCGCCGCCGACATTCTGGCCGAGGCGGCCTTCCTTGCGGGCGTGGACGTGAAGCAGAGCGAGCTGCACGGCATGAGCCAGCGCGGCGGCTCCGTCACCAGCGACGTGCGCTTCGGGCCGGAGGTGCTCAGCCCGATGGTGCCCCCCGGCGAGGCGGACTACCTTCTGGTGCTGCACCCCACCCAGACGGAGAACAACCTGCACCAGTTGCGGGAGGGCGGCGTGCTCGTCAACACCACCGCCGTCATCGGCGACGGCCAGGACCTGACCGTGCTCGACGCGGACGACAGCCCCCTGACCTCAAGGAATTTCAATGTCGGGCTGCTGGGCCTGCTCAGCACGCACCTTCCCCTGCCCGACACCGCCTGGATCGAGGCCATACACAGGCATCTTCCCGCAAAACTCCACAAAGAGAACGAGGCGGCCTTCGCCTTCGGCAAAGGACTGGCGGCAAAGTAG